A single region of the Elusimicrobium sp. An273 genome encodes:
- a CDS encoding lysylphosphatidylglycerol synthase transmembrane domain-containing protein, with the protein MKKPLKILCYILGAFLSVGIIALMVYQTRDSFVKIWQGVSTRYLFLSLLSSVLIYISMGLSLYEVLRIMGRRVSKGAAIGIALVSTTVNYVVSSLGVSGFALRAHLLNRRRVPFGMCVTASIVITVLLYFVLAVIILQGSVLMLFNSSATTMQILKNFSLIVVMCAVCAVITAFLFNNEWRSRWLRKIFRMINKVLYHVFRALIAKNKYDSFMDQLDEGIDLIHKKKKKLTMTIVYVCADWLFTILVLYFAFRAVGVHITAGVLVAGFAVGMVTTLIPILPGGLGAMELAMTAVYSQMGIDWDSALMAALIYRVVYYVIPGIISIFIYWGLQLSSPSSPRKKKLPKEFSHERTY; encoded by the coding sequence GTGAAAAAACCGCTTAAAATCCTTTGCTACATTCTGGGCGCCTTTTTATCCGTCGGCATCATTGCTCTTATGGTGTATCAGACGCGCGACAGTTTCGTCAAAATCTGGCAGGGCGTCAGCACGCGCTACCTGTTCCTTTCGCTCCTTTCTTCCGTCCTGATTTACATTTCCATGGGCCTTAGCCTCTACGAAGTGCTGCGCATTATGGGCCGGCGCGTGAGCAAAGGGGCCGCCATCGGCATTGCCTTGGTGTCCACCACGGTCAATTATGTGGTGTCTTCGCTGGGGGTAAGCGGGTTTGCCCTGCGGGCGCATCTTTTGAACCGCCGCCGCGTGCCTTTTGGCATGTGCGTTACGGCCAGCATTGTGATTACGGTGCTGCTGTATTTTGTGTTGGCGGTGATTATTTTGCAGGGGTCGGTGCTGATGTTGTTTAATTCTTCCGCTACCACCATGCAAATCCTCAAAAATTTCTCGCTGATTGTGGTCATGTGCGCCGTTTGCGCGGTAATTACGGCGTTTTTATTTAACAACGAGTGGCGTTCGCGCTGGCTGCGCAAAATTTTCCGGATGATTAACAAAGTGCTCTATCACGTGTTCCGCGCGCTGATTGCCAAAAACAAGTACGACTCGTTTATGGACCAGCTGGACGAAGGCATAGACTTAATCCATAAAAAGAAAAAGAAACTGACGATGACCATCGTCTACGTCTGCGCGGACTGGCTGTTTACGATTTTGGTGCTGTATTTCGCCTTCCGCGCCGTAGGGGTGCACATTACGGCGGGGGTGTTGGTGGCCGGGTTTGCGGTGGGGATGGTTACTACGCTAATTCCCATTCTGCCGGGCGGGCTGGGCGCCATGGAACTGGCGATGACGGCCGTCTACTCCCAAATGGGGATAGACTGGGATTCCGCCCTGATGGCGGCGCTTATTTACCGCGTGGTGTATTATGTTATCCCGGGCATTATCAGCATTTTCATTTATTGGGGGCTGCAGCTTTCTTCGCCTTCGTCTCCCCGCAAGAAAAAATTACCCAAGGAGTTTTCTCATGAGAGAACGTATTAA
- a CDS encoding response regulator transcription factor has translation MKKVVLIEDSKVLAHALIGALKVEGIEAHWAENGVSGVQLAKQLKPDLVLLDLMLPKLSGFDVCKLLKTDDGTWRIPVVIMSTLSDPQSRDRATDAGADYFIPKPYDLASTLAEIKKILKI, from the coding sequence ATGAAAAAAGTCGTGTTGATAGAAGATTCCAAAGTATTGGCCCACGCACTGATTGGGGCGCTGAAGGTGGAAGGAATAGAGGCCCACTGGGCCGAAAACGGTGTGTCCGGCGTGCAGCTGGCCAAACAGCTCAAGCCGGATTTGGTGCTGCTGGATTTAATGCTGCCCAAATTAAGCGGTTTTGACGTGTGCAAACTGCTGAAGACGGACGACGGCACGTGGCGGATTCCGGTGGTCATTATGTCCACCCTGTCCGACCCGCAGTCGCGCGACCGCGCTACCGACGCCGGTGCGGATTATTTTATTCCGAAACCGTATGATTTAGCCTCCACTTTGGCTGAAATTAAAAAAATTCTTAAAATTTAA
- a CDS encoding gamma carbonic anhydrase family protein, whose product MRERINEQVPSVRASCYLHKTSVLIGDVTLGENVSVWPCAVLRGDIAPITVGDNSNIQENACLHVNYGAPCILGRGVSVGHGAVVHGSKIGDNCLIGMNAVVMESEIGPNCIIGAGAVVPAGKNIPAGSLVMGVPAKIVRKLEEDEVNAVMRNAREYAEAILLYKDHCEEM is encoded by the coding sequence ATGAGAGAACGTATTAACGAGCAAGTGCCCAGCGTGCGCGCCAGCTGTTATTTGCATAAAACATCGGTTTTGATCGGCGATGTAACCCTGGGGGAAAACGTGTCCGTCTGGCCGTGCGCCGTTTTGCGCGGCGACATCGCCCCCATTACGGTGGGGGATAATTCCAACATTCAGGAAAACGCCTGCCTGCACGTCAACTATGGCGCTCCGTGCATTTTGGGGCGCGGGGTAAGCGTCGGGCACGGCGCGGTGGTGCACGGAAGCAAAATCGGCGACAACTGCCTGATCGGTATGAACGCCGTGGTGATGGAAAGCGAAATCGGCCCCAACTGCATTATCGGGGCGGGAGCCGTGGTGCCGGCCGGAAAGAACATTCCGGCGGGGTCGCTTGTGATGGGCGTGCCGGCTAAAATTGTGCGCAAACTGGAAGAAGATGAAGTAAACGCCGTGATGCGCAACGCCCGCGAATATGCGGAAGCAATTTTGCTCTACAAAGACCACTGCGAAGAGATGTAA
- a CDS encoding tetratricopeptide repeat protein — translation MPVTKKQPAKRKAQLNVTELEELLENNRPSEALEKLLAVRTKDAAAWFLTGEAQRQLGAFEPALASYAKALQLADEAETRMDVLLAMAACYRTLGHSAAAYELAQEAFQMAQELEYDEFVVRAMQEMGMALRAWGRLEEALDLLDAVLAAYTQLQDYAGMSFIHWAKGGIFRLQGHFQEGIAQFKQAISLAKKAGDGISLAYGYCGLAGISRICGKIDDCVKNYKLAEKIFRKSEDLFGKAYTNCGMANGLRQQGKYDEALRHYNVADKLYSSIHDTVDLGFVKWGRADILKRKNKMEAALQDLQQARELFDNSDETRGQILTKLSLAQVLYALGQTQEAEELYEAGVSQARAEGLHTYLESYT, via the coding sequence ATGCCCGTAACCAAAAAACAACCTGCCAAACGAAAAGCCCAGTTGAATGTAACCGAATTGGAAGAATTGCTGGAGAACAACCGGCCTTCCGAAGCGTTGGAAAAATTGCTTGCCGTCCGCACCAAGGATGCGGCCGCCTGGTTTTTGACCGGTGAGGCCCAGCGCCAGTTGGGCGCTTTTGAACCGGCGCTGGCCAGCTATGCCAAGGCGCTGCAGTTGGCCGACGAAGCCGAAACCCGTATGGACGTACTGCTGGCCATGGCGGCCTGCTACCGCACGCTGGGGCATTCGGCCGCGGCGTATGAACTGGCGCAGGAAGCTTTTCAAATGGCACAGGAATTGGAATACGACGAATTCGTCGTGCGCGCCATGCAGGAAATGGGAATGGCTCTTCGCGCCTGGGGGCGGCTGGAAGAAGCGTTGGATTTGTTGGATGCCGTGCTGGCCGCCTATACGCAGCTGCAAGATTATGCGGGGATGAGTTTTATTCACTGGGCCAAAGGCGGCATTTTCCGTCTGCAGGGGCATTTTCAGGAAGGAATCGCCCAGTTTAAACAGGCTATTTCCTTAGCCAAAAAAGCGGGCGACGGCATCAGCCTGGCCTACGGCTACTGCGGCCTGGCGGGCATCAGCCGCATTTGCGGAAAAATTGACGATTGCGTGAAAAATTATAAGCTGGCGGAAAAAATCTTCCGCAAGAGCGAAGACCTTTTCGGCAAAGCCTACACCAACTGCGGCATGGCCAACGGCCTGCGCCAGCAGGGAAAATACGACGAAGCCCTGCGCCACTACAATGTGGCGGATAAGCTCTATTCTTCCATTCACGACACGGTGGACTTGGGGTTTGTAAAATGGGGCCGGGCCGATATCTTAAAACGCAAAAACAAAATGGAAGCCGCCCTGCAGGACTTGCAGCAGGCGCGCGAACTGTTTGACAATTCCGACGAAACCCGCGGCCAGATTCTTACCAAGCTTTCCTTGGCCCAAGTGCTTTATGCGCTGGGGCAAACGCAGGAAGCGGAAGAATTGTACGAAGCCGGCGTGTCGCAGGCGCGGGCCGAAGGCCTGCACACCTATCTGGAGAGCTATACCTGA